In Sandaracinaceae bacterium, the following proteins share a genomic window:
- a CDS encoding NADH-quinone oxidoreductase subunit M, which translates to MNEQLLTILLFLPLLGALTVAFLPRQWVQSIRGISLGFMAVEFLLSLRLLEGDFSTGAYQFEVNVPWVEAVGIHYHLGVDGISLWLVLLTTALTPVALFASWTSVSTKVKEYAVAFLMLQMGMLGAFFALDVFLFYIFWELMLVPMYLIVGVWGGPNRVYAALKFFLFTMVGSLLMLVAILYVVSTYKELAGHYSFDLAELTRVALPRTTQCWLFAAFALAFAIKVPMFPFHTWLPDAHVQAPTGGSVILAAVMLKLGTYGFLRFAMPMFPLGSQFLGPTIALLGVVGIIYGAWAAWVQKDVKKLVAYSSVSHMGFIALGIFAMTRHGISGALLQMLNHGVSTGALFILVGFLYERRHTRDFEEFGGIAKVMPVYTLLFVIVTMSSVGLPGTNGFVGEFMIMSGAFLSRGEIGLGEYWFSMTLFSATGVIFAAVYMLHAVLKIFFGPITKDVNKKLVDLTGREKLTLAPLIVLIFWIGLYPSAFLSRMDPTVEAFQDDFNSRYRAQVSLTEATLMPASAATAANDLAPATDLHAALAPEGVEQ; encoded by the coding sequence ATGAACGAGCAACTTCTCACCATCCTCCTCTTCCTCCCTCTGCTGGGCGCGCTCACCGTGGCGTTCCTGCCGCGGCAGTGGGTGCAGTCCATCCGTGGCATTTCGCTCGGCTTCATGGCGGTGGAGTTCCTGCTCAGCCTGCGCCTGCTGGAGGGTGACTTCAGCACCGGCGCCTACCAGTTCGAGGTGAACGTCCCGTGGGTGGAGGCCGTGGGCATCCACTACCACCTGGGCGTGGACGGCATCTCCCTCTGGTTGGTGCTGCTCACCACCGCGCTCACGCCGGTGGCGCTCTTCGCCTCGTGGACCAGCGTGTCCACCAAGGTGAAGGAGTACGCGGTCGCCTTCCTGATGCTGCAGATGGGCATGCTGGGTGCGTTCTTCGCCCTCGACGTGTTCCTCTTCTACATCTTCTGGGAGCTGATGCTGGTGCCCATGTACCTGATCGTCGGCGTCTGGGGCGGCCCCAACCGCGTCTACGCGGCGCTCAAGTTCTTCCTCTTCACCATGGTGGGCAGCTTGCTCATGCTGGTGGCCATCCTGTACGTGGTCTCCACCTACAAGGAGCTCGCGGGGCACTACAGCTTCGACCTGGCCGAGCTCACGCGCGTGGCCCTGCCGCGCACCACGCAGTGCTGGCTGTTCGCGGCCTTCGCGCTGGCCTTCGCCATCAAGGTGCCCATGTTCCCCTTCCACACGTGGTTGCCCGACGCCCACGTGCAGGCGCCCACGGGCGGCTCGGTCATCCTGGCCGCGGTCATGCTCAAGCTGGGCACCTACGGCTTCCTGCGCTTCGCCATGCCGATGTTCCCGCTGGGCAGCCAGTTCCTCGGGCCCACCATCGCGCTCTTGGGCGTGGTCGGCATCATCTACGGCGCCTGGGCGGCGTGGGTGCAGAAGGACGTGAAGAAGCTGGTGGCCTACAGCTCGGTCAGCCACATGGGCTTCATCGCCCTCGGCATCTTCGCCATGACGCGCCACGGCATCAGCGGCGCGCTCCTGCAGATGCTCAACCACGGCGTCTCCACCGGCGCGCTCTTCATCTTGGTGGGCTTCCTCTACGAGCGTCGCCACACGCGTGACTTCGAAGAGTTCGGCGGCATTGCCAAGGTCATGCCGGTCTACACGCTGCTCTTCGTCATCGTGACCATGAGCTCGGTGGGCCTGCCCGGCACCAACGGCTTCGTGGGCGAGTTCATGATCATGAGCGGCGCTTTCCTCTCGCGCGGCGAGATCGGCCTCGGCGAGTACTGGTTCTCCATGACCCTCTTCTCGGCCACCGGCGTCATCTTCGCTGCGGTCTACATGCTGCACGCGGTCCTCAAGATCTTCTTCGGTCCCATCACCAAGGACGTGAACAAGAAGCTGGTGGACCTCACGGGGCGCGAGAAGCTCACGCTGGCTCCGCTCATCGTCCTCATCTTCTGGATCGGCCTCTACCCCTCGGCCTTCCTCTCGCGCATGGACCCCACGGTCGAGGCGTTCCAGGACGACTTCAACTCCCGCTACCGCGCCCAGGTGAGCCTCACCGAGGCGACCCTGATGCCCGCGTCCGCTGCCACGGCAGCCAACGACCTCGCGCCCGCCACTGACCTGCACGCGGCGCTCGCTCCCGAGGGAGTCGAACAATGA
- a CDS encoding NADH-quinone oxidoreductase subunit N — protein sequence MELLPVASLLMLVSAGLAIMLLDVFAKGRAELPFVTTTALLAAAAISAAGLFSPTPSDVPAFITDYLSVDKYGLFFDVVIALGAALATLLAGGYLREHSMERGEFYVLVLFSALGAMVLARAVDLLTLFVGLETLSLGVYSLVAYRRTSARATEAAVKYFLLGSFASAIFLFGAALIYGATGHTGFVGIGESIGGGHAPVMLVVMGLAMLVAGLGFKVSAVPFHMWTPDAYEGAPTPTTAFMSVVVKTAAFAVFVRLLLMGFGDRLSASPNGWPAIVSGLAAITMVYGNLAAVGQTSVKRMLAYSSIAHAGYLLLGLAAVAKVPTEAISAILYYLAAYTVSNALVLGALIWSGSHGKEASSYADLAGLGRRHPAVGLAFIVGILSLMGFPPTAGFFGKWYVLSAAVQADMVGLTILAVLSSAVGAFYYLKVLVYLYMKSPEEGAPVAVPMKSSYVVAALVLASYFVMKMGLTPARYLDAAIEAASGLMG from the coding sequence ATGGAACTGCTCCCCGTCGCATCGCTGCTGATGCTCGTCTCGGCCGGCCTGGCCATCATGCTCCTCGACGTGTTCGCCAAGGGGCGCGCCGAGCTGCCCTTCGTGACCACCACCGCGCTGCTGGCGGCGGCGGCCATCAGCGCCGCGGGCCTGTTCTCGCCCACGCCTTCGGACGTGCCCGCGTTCATCACCGACTACCTCTCGGTGGACAAGTACGGCCTCTTCTTCGACGTGGTCATCGCGCTCGGCGCGGCCCTCGCCACGCTGTTGGCGGGTGGGTACCTGCGCGAGCACAGCATGGAGCGCGGCGAGTTCTACGTCCTCGTGCTCTTCAGCGCGCTCGGCGCCATGGTCTTGGCGCGCGCCGTGGACCTGCTCACGCTGTTCGTGGGCCTCGAGACGCTCTCGCTCGGGGTCTACTCGCTGGTGGCGTATCGCCGCACCAGCGCGCGTGCCACCGAGGCGGCCGTGAAGTACTTCCTGCTGGGGTCCTTCGCGTCGGCCATCTTCCTCTTCGGCGCAGCGCTCATCTACGGCGCCACCGGGCACACGGGCTTCGTGGGCATCGGTGAGTCCATCGGCGGTGGCCACGCCCCCGTCATGCTGGTGGTCATGGGCTTGGCCATGCTGGTGGCGGGCCTGGGCTTCAAGGTCAGCGCCGTGCCCTTCCACATGTGGACCCCCGACGCCTACGAGGGCGCGCCCACCCCGACCACCGCGTTCATGTCCGTGGTCGTCAAGACCGCGGCCTTCGCCGTGTTCGTGCGGCTCCTGCTCATGGGCTTCGGCGACCGCCTCAGCGCCAGCCCCAACGGCTGGCCCGCCATCGTGTCCGGCCTCGCGGCCATCACCATGGTCTATGGCAACCTCGCCGCCGTGGGCCAGACCAGCGTCAAGCGCATGCTGGCGTACTCGTCCATCGCCCACGCCGGGTACTTGCTGCTCGGCCTCGCCGCCGTGGCCAAGGTGCCCACCGAGGCCATCAGCGCCATCCTCTACTACCTGGCGGCCTACACCGTCAGCAACGCGCTGGTCCTCGGCGCGCTCATCTGGTCGGGCAGCCACGGCAAGGAGGCCTCCTCCTACGCCGACCTCGCGGGCCTCGGCCGGCGCCACCCGGCGGTCGGCCTGGCGTTCATCGTCGGCATCCTGTCGCTCATGGGCTTCCCGCCCACGGCCGGCTTCTTCGGCAAGTGGTACGTGCTGAGCGCGGCTGTGCAGGCCGACATGGTGGGGCTCACCATCCTGGCGGTGCTCTCGAGCGCGGTCGGCGCCTTCTACTACCTGAAGGTGCTGGTCTACCTCTACATGAAGTCGCCGGAAGAGGGCGCGCCCGTCGCTGTGCCCATGAAGTCGAGCTACGTGGTGGCCGCGCTCGTGCTGGCCTCGTACTTCGTCATGAAGATGGGCCTCACGCCCGCGCGCTATCTGGACGCTGCCATCGAAGCGGCGTCCGGCTTGATGGGCTGA
- the tsaB gene encoding tRNA (adenosine(37)-N6)-threonylcarbamoyltransferase complex dimerization subunit type 1 TsaB, which yields MNLLCIDTTSPALVLALVRPGQPLVGRVCDTGGQHAEVLLPELGELLAEAQLDRANLDAVGVTLGPGGFTSVRVGLATAKGLCLGRGRALYGVSSLRALAFGVLSSASPAGAIGVVTRAYRGEVYAALYAPGAGGLLELLAPFHATPAAAALRLTAAAADAGVGPVGLLGDGAALYPESFTVPEQFIALAPGLQVLTPAALAAALLDEVVAERARDLATLEPEYLKPPDAALPKAR from the coding sequence ATGAACCTGCTCTGCATCGACACCACCAGCCCAGCCTTGGTGCTGGCGCTCGTGCGCCCTGGCCAGCCGCTGGTGGGGCGCGTGTGTGACACCGGTGGTCAGCACGCCGAGGTGCTCCTGCCCGAGCTCGGGGAGCTGCTGGCCGAGGCCCAGCTGGACCGCGCCAACCTCGACGCCGTGGGGGTGACCCTGGGGCCGGGAGGCTTCACCAGCGTGCGCGTGGGGCTGGCCACCGCCAAGGGGCTGTGCCTGGGTCGGGGGCGCGCGCTCTATGGGGTGTCGTCGCTGCGCGCGCTGGCCTTTGGAGTGCTGTCGAGCGCGTCACCCGCGGGGGCCATCGGGGTGGTCACGCGGGCCTACCGCGGAGAGGTCTACGCCGCGCTCTATGCACCGGGGGCCGGTGGGCTGCTCGAGCTGCTCGCGCCGTTTCACGCCACGCCTGCCGCGGCCGCGCTGCGGTTGACGGCGGCCGCTGCAGACGCCGGTGTGGGCCCAGTGGGGTTGCTGGGCGACGGGGCCGCGCTGTATCCCGAGTCGTTCACGGTCCCCGAGCAGTTCATTGCGCTCGCCCCCGGGCTGCAGGTGCTGACGCCCGCAGCGCTCGCTGCCGCGCTGCTCGACGAGGTCGTGGCGGAGCGAGCGCGCGACCTGGCCACCCTCGAGCCGGAGTACCTGAAGCCTCCCGACGCCGCGCTGCCGAAGGCGCGCTGA
- a CDS encoding tRNA 2-methylthio-N6-isopentenyl adenosine(37) hydroxylase MiaE: protein MLNLLEPTPPHWVEHAAADLPRLLSDHAHCELKAAQSALSLVGRFAGEAPELVEPLVALAKEETQHYQLVHQRIVARGESMALPASDKYVRSLRDAAREDHREAPALLDRLLVCAFIEARSCERFKLLSEHLADTDLAQFYGALMVSEARHYALFSGLAEARYGRDARQRMQRLAEREAAIAAHLPLGPTVHG, encoded by the coding sequence ATGTTGAACCTACTGGAACCGACCCCGCCGCATTGGGTGGAACACGCCGCAGCGGATCTGCCCCGGCTGCTGTCGGACCACGCCCACTGCGAGCTCAAGGCCGCGCAGAGCGCGCTCAGCCTGGTGGGCCGCTTTGCGGGCGAGGCGCCGGAGCTGGTGGAGCCCTTGGTGGCCCTCGCCAAGGAAGAGACGCAGCACTACCAGCTGGTGCACCAGCGCATCGTGGCGCGCGGCGAGAGCATGGCGCTGCCGGCCTCGGACAAGTACGTGCGCAGCCTGCGTGACGCGGCCCGCGAAGACCACCGCGAGGCGCCTGCGCTCCTGGACCGCCTGTTGGTGTGTGCGTTCATCGAGGCGCGCAGCTGCGAGCGCTTCAAGCTGCTTTCCGAGCACCTGGCCGACACGGACCTGGCCCAGTTCTATGGCGCGCTCATGGTCAGCGAGGCGCGCCACTACGCTCTCTTCAGCGGGCTGGCCGAGGCACGCTACGGCCGCGACGCACGGCAGCGCATGCAGCGCCTGGCCGAGCGCGAGGCCGCCATCGCCGCCCACCTCCCCCTCGGCCCCACGGTGCACGGATGA
- the lepB gene encoding signal peptidase I encodes MFFEAFAIDGPSMEPSLLNGDRVVVAKYPYGLFLPFSREAILTWGSPEVGDVVIVKSPQDEEDIVKRVIGVAGDTVSMVDGQVFRNGEAVPTVEVGVCEEDSQKVVDPECRVYEETVGDRSWRTSHADLGFASRDLANWAPVTVPDGHIVVLGDHRDQSNDSRRIGLIPLSRVKGHALFIYWSNDPGREHRWGRMFQGIR; translated from the coding sequence GTGTTCTTCGAGGCCTTCGCCATCGACGGGCCCTCCATGGAGCCCTCGCTGCTCAACGGCGACCGCGTGGTGGTGGCCAAGTACCCCTACGGCCTGTTCCTGCCATTCTCGCGCGAAGCCATCCTGACGTGGGGCTCGCCCGAGGTGGGCGACGTGGTCATCGTGAAGAGCCCGCAGGACGAAGAGGACATCGTGAAGCGCGTCATCGGTGTGGCCGGCGACACCGTCTCCATGGTGGACGGGCAGGTGTTCCGCAACGGCGAGGCCGTTCCCACCGTGGAGGTGGGCGTCTGCGAAGAAGACTCGCAGAAGGTGGTGGACCCGGAGTGCCGCGTCTACGAAGAGACGGTGGGCGACCGCTCGTGGCGCACCAGCCACGCGGACCTCGGGTTCGCGAGCCGCGACCTCGCCAACTGGGCGCCGGTCACCGTGCCCGACGGGCACATCGTGGTGTTGGGCGATCACCGCGATCAGTCCAACGACAGCCGCCGCATCGGCCTCATCCCGCTGAGCCGCGTGAAGGGTCACGCGCTCTTCATCTATTGGTCCAACGACCCCGGCCGCGAGCATCGCTGGGGGCGCATGTTCCAGGGGATCCGTTGA
- a CDS encoding radical SAM protein, which yields MSHGADVEAIRARLRDELGTLVVDAPESVAFVYPSPYHTGMSSLGFQTLYRAINQQPSRAAHRAFLPDDVAAARQSRAPLITYEALRPVSSYTVIALSVAYELELAGVVECLELAGLPPLAEDRNASHPIVIAGGPLTFSNPLPLAPFVDVILMGEADETIHEALDIVFAEGDRAAVLRALADRIPSAFVPALHGDAMPPVAKSNDACLPAYSQILTPHTELREMFLVEPERGCHRGCEYCVMRRSTNDGMRTFDIQKVLSLVPEQARRVGLVGAATTDHPHIAELVERLCDTGREVGLSSLRADRLNDRLCAALRRGGQTVLTTASDGASQRMRDRIQRRAPESVLVSAAEFARAHGFKRLKLYMMLGLPGENDDDVDELIAFSVRLSQIVPLSLGIAPFVAKRNTPLDGAGFAGIKLVDGRLDRLRKGVRGKVDVRGTSARWAWVEYVLAQGGQAEGRAVLDAVHNGGAFRAWKDAFDALPAERPTRALVRPGNKLGRALQVLG from the coding sequence TTGAGTCACGGCGCGGACGTCGAGGCGATCCGCGCGCGCCTGCGCGACGAGCTGGGCACCCTGGTGGTGGACGCCCCCGAGAGCGTCGCGTTCGTGTACCCGAGCCCCTACCACACGGGCATGTCGTCGCTGGGCTTCCAGACGCTGTATCGGGCCATCAACCAGCAGCCGAGCCGCGCCGCGCACCGCGCGTTCCTGCCGGACGACGTGGCGGCCGCGCGTCAGAGCCGGGCTCCGCTGATCACCTACGAGGCGCTGCGCCCAGTCAGCAGCTACACGGTGATCGCGCTCTCGGTGGCCTACGAGCTGGAGCTCGCCGGGGTGGTGGAGTGCCTCGAGCTGGCCGGGCTGCCGCCGCTCGCGGAAGACCGCAACGCGAGCCACCCCATCGTCATTGCGGGCGGGCCGCTCACGTTCTCGAACCCGCTGCCGCTCGCGCCCTTCGTGGACGTCATCCTCATGGGCGAGGCCGACGAGACCATCCACGAGGCGCTCGACATCGTGTTTGCCGAGGGCGACCGCGCGGCCGTGCTGCGCGCGCTGGCCGACCGCATCCCCTCGGCCTTCGTGCCGGCGCTGCACGGCGACGCCATGCCGCCCGTGGCCAAGTCGAACGACGCGTGCCTGCCGGCGTACTCGCAGATCCTCACGCCTCACACCGAGCTGCGCGAGATGTTCTTGGTGGAGCCCGAGCGGGGCTGCCACCGCGGCTGCGAGTACTGCGTGATGCGCCGCTCCACCAACGACGGCATGCGCACGTTCGACATCCAGAAGGTGCTCTCGCTGGTGCCCGAGCAGGCTCGCCGCGTGGGCTTGGTGGGCGCCGCCACCACCGACCACCCGCACATCGCCGAGCTGGTGGAGCGGCTGTGCGACACCGGCCGCGAGGTGGGGCTGTCCTCGCTGCGCGCCGACCGCCTGAACGACCGCCTGTGCGCGGCGCTGCGGCGCGGCGGGCAGACCGTGCTCACCACCGCCAGCGACGGTGCCAGCCAGCGCATGCGCGACCGCATCCAGCGCCGTGCCCCCGAGAGCGTGCTGGTGAGCGCCGCCGAGTTCGCGCGCGCGCACGGCTTCAAGCGCCTCAAGCTCTACATGATGCTGGGCCTGCCGGGCGAGAACGACGACGACGTGGACGAGCTCATCGCGTTCAGCGTGCGCCTCAGCCAGATCGTGCCGCTCTCGCTGGGCATCGCGCCCTTCGTGGCCAAGCGCAACACACCCCTCGACGGCGCGGGCTTCGCGGGCATCAAGCTGGTGGACGGGCGCCTCGACCGCTTGCGCAAGGGCGTGCGCGGCAAGGTGGACGTGCGCGGCACCAGCGCGCGTTGGGCCTGGGTGGAGTACGTGCTGGCGCAGGGCGGTCAGGCCGAGGGGCGCGCCGTGCTCGACGCGGTGCACAACGGCGGCGCGTTCCGTGCCTGGAAAGACGCCTTCGATGCGCTGCCGGCCGAGCGTCCCACGCGCGCGTTGGTGCGCCCGGGCAACAAGCTGGGCAGGGCGCTGCAGGTGCTGGGGTAG
- a CDS encoding biopolymer transporter ExbD, translated as MRTLTFRQRRLLRKVDHQLRASAEAGAESADGELNIVPFLDVVVNLIMFLLMTVTATLALAQVPSEVPETRGSGVSPRAPVPPAPPLVHLGHDGVHVFLDGQRLAPGCTAEGDGAVTVPLVGGQHDWLGLRSCATALRGSLAAGQRVDLSATGDTPYDEVIHAMDALRGPVSAPLFPDVRWIAPGTAR; from the coding sequence ATGCGCACACTCACGTTCCGGCAGCGCCGGCTGCTCCGCAAGGTCGACCATCAGCTGCGCGCCAGCGCCGAAGCCGGCGCCGAGAGCGCCGACGGTGAGCTCAACATCGTCCCGTTCCTGGACGTGGTGGTGAACCTCATCATGTTCCTCTTGATGACGGTGACCGCCACGCTCGCCCTCGCGCAGGTGCCGAGCGAGGTGCCCGAGACGCGCGGGTCGGGCGTCTCCCCGCGCGCGCCCGTGCCTCCCGCTCCGCCGTTGGTGCACCTCGGGCATGACGGCGTGCACGTGTTTCTGGATGGCCAGCGGCTGGCTCCCGGGTGCACGGCGGAAGGCGATGGTGCCGTGACCGTTCCGCTGGTCGGTGGCCAGCACGACTGGCTCGGGCTGCGGAGCTGCGCGACGGCACTGCGAGGCTCGCTCGCGGCCGGGCAGCGCGTGGACCTCTCCGCCACCGGAGACACGCCCTACGACGAGGTCATCCACGCGATGGACGCCCTGCGCGGGCCGGTCAGCGCGCCACTGTTCCCGGACGTGCGCTGGATCGCGCCGGGCACGGCTCGCTGA
- a CDS encoding glycogen/starch synthase, with product MNILVLTGGLEEDPFTAALTKSLRTLDHRVTTLSPLYKSIDPNQRALARRLVKLSAEVDGERFACELYTGRNIHGVEQVYIGHPEIFAKAADLTDGDEATVRRRVAVFAQAAAAFVRDDITISAEIVHGLGAGGTAALRELAEMDHPTPRVLSADADVLARSLDLASTLIASTASEAEAVLGVLAERHVDDRAGKSVRVVATGVDTSLWNPLTDSHLSSRFDPIDRSGKARSKAGLQRELSLPVRPEVPLIGVVASARDTGALAAFVSAAAELLRNDVQIVVQADGSGEVVASLEDLWDRFPGPPPDPHRQRARAHARHRGLGGPLALALGHG from the coding sequence ATGAATATCCTCGTCCTAACGGGCGGACTCGAGGAAGACCCCTTCACCGCAGCGCTCACCAAGTCTCTGCGGACCCTCGATCACCGCGTCACCACGCTCTCCCCGCTCTACAAGAGCATCGACCCCAACCAGCGCGCGCTGGCTCGACGGCTCGTCAAGCTCAGCGCCGAAGTAGACGGTGAGCGGTTCGCCTGCGAGCTGTACACGGGGCGCAACATCCACGGGGTGGAGCAGGTCTACATCGGCCACCCGGAGATCTTCGCGAAGGCGGCCGACCTCACGGACGGCGACGAGGCCACCGTGCGTCGCCGTGTCGCGGTGTTCGCTCAGGCCGCCGCTGCGTTCGTGCGGGACGACATCACCATCAGCGCCGAGATCGTGCATGGCCTCGGGGCCGGCGGCACCGCGGCGCTGCGTGAGCTGGCCGAGATGGACCACCCCACGCCGCGCGTGCTCAGCGCCGACGCCGACGTGCTGGCGCGCTCGCTGGACCTCGCCTCCACGCTGATCGCGTCCACAGCATCGGAAGCCGAGGCCGTGCTGGGCGTGCTGGCCGAGCGTCACGTGGACGACCGCGCCGGCAAGTCCGTGCGCGTGGTGGCCACCGGCGTGGACACCAGCCTCTGGAACCCGCTCACCGACTCGCACCTCTCGTCGCGCTTCGACCCCATCGACCGCAGCGGCAAGGCGCGCAGCAAGGCCGGCCTGCAGCGTGAGCTGTCCCTGCCCGTGCGCCCCGAAGTGCCGCTCATCGGCGTCGTGGCTAGCGCCCGCGACACCGGCGCGCTCGCCGCGTTCGTGTCCGCCGCCGCCGAGCTGTTGCGCAACGACGTGCAGATCGTGGTGCAGGCCGACGGCAGCGGCGAAGTCGTGGCCAGCCTCGAGGACCTCTGGGACCGCTTTCCCGGACCGCCTCCAGATCCGCACCGGCAGCGAGCGCGCGCTCACGCACGCCATCGTGGGCTCGGTGGACCTCTTGCTCTCGCTCTCGGCCATGGGTGA
- a CDS encoding TIGR01777 family protein, translated as MTENVREPSTVVITGASGMVGRALSRSLQQDGVRVVRLVRGRGEVGADARFWAPGDGVLDPAHLADADAVVHLAGANIGDKRWTAAVKRDVLESRVQGTRLIAQTLAGMTGARPAALISASAVGYYGDTGARTVDEGGPLGTGFLAEVCEAWEGALAPARDAGVRVAVARLGVILDGQGGALSKMITPFKLGVGGVVGSGRQGFPWVSLHDVVRAFRFLLAHPKLRGPFNVVGPELLDNAGFTRTLGALLHRPTVLPLPGFLARAGLGGEMATELLLQGQLVTPTALLDAGFVFDDAELRAALTRALAK; from the coding sequence ATGACCGAGAACGTGCGTGAACCTTCGACCGTCGTGATCACCGGAGCCTCGGGCATGGTGGGGCGCGCGCTGTCGCGCTCGCTCCAGCAGGATGGCGTGCGGGTGGTGCGGCTGGTGCGGGGCCGCGGCGAGGTCGGGGCCGACGCCCGCTTCTGGGCTCCGGGCGACGGCGTGCTGGACCCGGCGCACCTGGCCGACGCCGATGCGGTGGTGCACCTGGCTGGGGCCAACATCGGTGACAAGCGCTGGACCGCCGCCGTGAAGCGTGACGTGCTCGAGAGCCGCGTGCAGGGCACGCGCTTGATCGCCCAGACGCTCGCGGGCATGACGGGCGCGCGGCCGGCGGCGCTGATCTCGGCGTCGGCCGTGGGCTACTACGGCGACACGGGGGCGCGCACGGTGGACGAGGGGGGGCCGCTCGGGACCGGGTTCTTGGCCGAGGTGTGCGAGGCGTGGGAGGGCGCGCTCGCTCCCGCGCGGGACGCGGGCGTGCGCGTCGCGGTGGCCCGCCTGGGGGTGATCCTGGACGGTCAGGGCGGTGCGCTCAGCAAGATGATCACGCCGTTCAAGCTGGGCGTCGGCGGCGTGGTGGGCTCGGGCAGGCAGGGCTTCCCGTGGGTGTCCCTGCACGACGTGGTGCGCGCCTTTCGCTTCTTGCTGGCGCACCCGAAGCTGCGCGGGCCGTTCAACGTGGTGGGCCCCGAGCTGCTCGACAACGCGGGCTTCACGCGCACGCTGGGGGCGTTGCTGCACCGGCCCACGGTGCTGCCGCTGCCGGGCTTCCTGGCGCGCGCGGGGCTGGGCGGCGAGATGGCCACCGAGCTGCTGCTGCAAGGCCAGCTCGTCACGCCCACGGCGCTGCTCGATGCGGGCTTCGTGTTCGACGACGCGGAGCTGCGCGCGGCCCTCACCCGGGCCCTGGCGAAGTGA
- a CDS encoding calcium/sodium antiporter: MTFPPLVLEGLSILGGIAFLVWGADRFVLGASALANNMGVSPLLIGLTIVGFGTSAPEMLVSAVAASQGSSGIAIGNAVGSNITNAALVLGASALVGPLAVHSKVIRRELPVLLLVSLGAYALMWDRHLGRGDGIALLLCLIGMVSWVVREARMEGSEVSPDALSVEMEDEIPRDMSTPVALFWVVFGLAILMASSDRLVWGATGVARHFNVPDLLIGLTVVAVGTSLPELAASVAASRRGEDDIAIGNVVGSNIFNLLGVLALPGIIAPGGFDEAVLRFDFPVMIGLTVLVLVLARGFRNERRLTRAHGALLVACFVAYNVYLFTQHAG, encoded by the coding sequence ATGACGTTTCCTCCTCTCGTGCTCGAAGGCCTCTCCATCCTGGGCGGCATCGCCTTTCTGGTGTGGGGCGCCGACCGCTTCGTGCTGGGTGCGTCCGCGCTCGCCAACAACATGGGCGTCTCGCCGCTGTTGATCGGCCTGACCATCGTGGGCTTCGGCACGTCGGCGCCGGAGATGCTGGTGTCGGCCGTGGCGGCGTCGCAGGGCTCTTCGGGCATCGCCATCGGCAACGCGGTGGGCTCCAACATCACCAACGCGGCGCTGGTGCTGGGCGCCTCCGCGCTGGTGGGTCCGCTGGCCGTGCACAGCAAGGTCATCCGTCGCGAGCTCCCGGTGCTGTTGCTCGTGTCGCTCGGCGCCTACGCGCTCATGTGGGACCGCCACCTCGGACGCGGCGACGGAATCGCCCTGCTGCTGTGTCTCATCGGCATGGTCAGCTGGGTGGTGCGCGAGGCGCGCATGGAGGGCAGCGAGGTCAGCCCCGACGCGCTGAGCGTGGAGATGGAGGACGAGATCCCGAGGGACATGTCCACGCCCGTCGCGCTCTTCTGGGTGGTCTTCGGGCTCGCGATCCTCATGGCCAGCAGCGACCGCTTGGTGTGGGGTGCCACGGGCGTGGCCCGCCACTTCAACGTCCCCGATCTGCTCATCGGGCTCACGGTGGTGGCCGTGGGCACCAGCTTGCCCGAGCTGGCCGCGTCGGTTGCGGCCTCCCGGCGTGGTGAAGACGACATCGCCATCGGCAACGTGGTGGGCAGCAACATCTTCAACCTGCTGGGCGTGCTGGCGCTCCCGGGCATCATCGCACCGGGTGGCTTCGACGAAGCGGTGCTGCGCTTCGACTTCCCCGTCATGATCGGGCTGACCGTGCTGGTGCTGGTGCTGGCGCGCGGCTTTCGCAACGAGCGACGGCTGACCCGTGCGCATGGCGCGCTGCTGGTCGCGTGCTTCGTGGCGTACAACGTCTATCTCTTCACCCAACACGCAGGCTGA